In Zalophus californianus isolate mZalCal1 chromosome 4, mZalCal1.pri.v2, whole genome shotgun sequence, the following proteins share a genomic window:
- the SZT2 gene encoding KICSTOR complex protein SZT2 isoform X3, whose amino-acid sequence MASERPEPEVEEAGQVFLLMKKDYRISRNVRLAWFLNHLHQTVQATPPEMLLQSEQELEVLSVLPPGWQPDEPVVSRPFLLVPSTRVTFLAWQYRFVIELDLSPSTGIVDDSTGEILFDEVFHALSRCLGGLLRPFRVPGSCIDFQPEIYITIQAYSSIIGLQAHQVLVQGCLLDPSQREAFLQQVYEQLCLFEDKVATMLQQQYDPQSQAEDQSPDSGEPPGRKVGVSMVTADLGLVSMIRQGILALQLLPSNSSAGIIVITDGVTSVPDVAVCETLLNQLRSGTVACSFVQVGGVYSYDCSFGHVPNVELMKFIAMATFGSYLSTCPEPEPGSLGLTVYHRAFLLYSFLRSGEALNPEYYCGSQHRLFNEHLVSASSNPALALRRKKHTEKEVPADLVSTVSVRLREGYSVREVTLAKGGSQLEVKLVLLWKHNMRIEYVAMAPWPLEPEGPRGTRVEVTMEGGYDILHDVSCALRQPIRSLYRTHVIRRFWNTLQSINQTDQMLAHLQSFSSVPEHFTLPDSTKSGVPLFYIPPGSATPVLSLQHSGSDSSHAQFAAYWKPVLSMDANSWQRWLHMHRLVLILEHDTPIPKHLHTPGSNGRYSTVQCRISHSSLTSLLRDWSSFVLVEGYSYVKLLSSAPDQPPSSFYMVRIISKAPCMVLRLGFPIGTPAQARHKIVSGLREEILRLRFPHRVQSKEPTPKVKRKGLGGIGGGSSPSKSPPMLGPQQALSDRPCLVVLHKPLDKLLIRYEKLPLDYRAPFLLTLEPPGPLPLVSGRSASSSLASLSRYLYQQRWLWSVPSGLAPALPLSAIAQLLSILTEVRLSEGFHFACSGEGIINMVLELPIQNEPLGQAAGEEKHTCVVQYILFPPHSTSTKDSFSTDDDNDVEVEALEGDSELNLVTEVWVEPQYGRVGPGPESWKHLQDLTYSEIPRALHPRDAACIGSMLSFEYLIQLCQSKEWSPLLPEPRVSDGLDQGGDTCVHEIPFHFDLMGLLPQCQQLQMFFLLLSREPEGVPPAEGPCPTNDMVLCLLHSCLGQELSDREIPLTAAEQATFLSEVLRRAFHSPGPEEPGILKDRAVSSTQATGDSAPPALGGGPPEPLKPLISAQPPQWRCYARLLTPQHVFLTFLPATFSDVQHLGACGLEGPSPEETKPKFGDWSGAASLKDLGGPGVRAAKAQVPTLSVTPAGDTAQNPGDLSPPFRRDLQAYAGRQAPQTEGADGPRTRCPVYIYSCALEALREQMVGLQPPQAPRDLIFRTQFLDQPSPSSAWMEPRFKEAANHCALLQEHAQRCYVRGLFRSLQQAQSVSSQDLLIAVDACEELLQEVDITPFLLALCGHTRGLPQAPPSPGPLSPGPFSSSIDEGPEPQDRAVLASESSIETEDLSEPEFQNSRVPGNPDPSLEISLTDVCQLRGEAHDALHSLIQEKFLEISSLHFRTVPSNPHYFFYCPPSSRREDEGPRDPADRKVSDLEFSEAELIGEEGDMSACCVVTESDPELEVEYRESREPDLGPAGLDSASLSDADTVNPDEDSFSILGGDSPTGPESLVRDLPPLFLHLTCSVRLHGQHSSVPVCSLPTCLGQVLSSLEGPPIGGRVPLRDLSVTLDVFVLTLPVEVELPPTSDPQHHRSTSESSASFPRSPGQPSSLRSDDGLGPPLPPPEEDRHPGLSNLATPHRLAIETTMSEIHWLLEDEMVGALRRGGIPQSPALQRAAAHIHSSPGRSTCLRQTLPLSFVFGPERSLTQFKEEFRRLRLPGHVLLEDPDSGFFFVAVGQQPGASQGEPPSAAWAWHSHEDRAEGIEGEALTASPQAPGSPEGSEGTTLLSLPQGGSQPGPSRGLSLMSSQGSVDSDHLGYDGGSSGSDSEGPNETLGEKAPFTLRTPPGPAPPQPSLSGLPGPCVPDFWLIVRVLQDRVEVYAHARSLIREDGGPGTECRHLQQLLVRRVGEICREVNQRLLLQDLHDSHVCNSLLVAESEEDLWRSETPFHSRQRAPLPSDDYAADESCAPRGYLAATMQFVPGHFSCDVVWGTVIRVHSRLKMGPSMGVSRAIQALRSVLNAFSVVNRKNMFVYQERATKAVYYLRLLETSCSERPWEGDALPPSLALSRSQEPIYSEEASGPRSPLDMASGRSADAARPVGQVDRHIQLLVHGVGQAGPEITDELVRVLRRRLDEATLDVITVMLVRNCKLTPADVEFIQPPGSLPSEVLHLALPASCRPWLPALAWYLRQNLLIFLHSPKYTDSNSRNHFQHPLPPQGGLPDLDIYLYNKPGGQGTGGKGVACITLAFVDEGGSPISLASWPPSSPGPLDPLQEEEFEQLTQVTRCPVVPDSSSAHSGAPWLRLDVWEKGNISIVQLEEKLRGAARQALADAIMELRLLPASLCTEDASPGSLRSGPLETKSPAGRASTFPPGPGPGEPVTPPSKAGRRSFWDMLSKTECGDLGSPKTTDDIVLDRPEDTRGRRRHKTESVRTPGGTERAPGPDSGAQRQRRRTIQLEEGEVGTLQPVFAHVTQRWMEFMVQIGCASVSRSSTHMVSRFLLPSVLSEFTTLVTSMAGDTSVRVFEQHLGSEPEIFSPCSLGQLGPTPRPAVERHLLLLGRNFLQWRRPTQQAAKAVQRFEPGGDGSSGRSAPRQRFLLLEVVDKKLQLLTYNWAPDLGAALGRALVRLVQWQNSRAHLIFCLLSQKLGLFHHYGQLDFPVRDEKEPNPFLLPTMEAETLIRSASPPLSREQGRLSASSRGGGPLPLDTFPFDEALRDITAARPSSSLGPVPRPPDPVTYHGQQFLEIKMAERRELERQMKMENLFVTWQQRSAPASMPISAAELETLKQSSRLVHYCATALLFDPAAWLHGPPETSGPPEGPRRHRPESGAGSREAPAGCESSDAPPPGAREEPWLKELSLAFLQQYVQYLQSMGFVLVPLRPPSPARSTSRLRAMAILGTEGRGSFSCPKTKTDGSPKSTGSPVTTYHLQRALPGGIILMELAFQGCYFCVKQFALECSRIPMGQAVNSQLSMLFTEECDKVRDLMHVHSFSYDFHLRLVHQHVLGAHLVLRHGYHLTTFLRHFLAHHPDGPHFGRNHIYQGTLELSTPLIAAHQLYNYVADHAGSYHMKPLRMARPGGPEHNEYALVSAWHSSGSYLDSEGLRHQDDFDVSLLVCHCAAPFEEQGEAERHVLRLQFFVVLTSQRELFPRLTADMRRFRKPPKLPPEPEAPGSSAGSPGEASGFGLAPGPAPLFPPLAAEVGVARARLAQLVRLAGGHCRRDTLWKRLFLLEPPGPDRLRLGGRLALAELEELLEAVHAKSIGDIDPQLDCFLSMTVSWYQSLIKVLLSRFPQSCRHFQSPDLGTQYLVVLNQKFTDCFVLVFLDSHLGKTSLTVVFREPFPVQPQDSESPPAQLVSTYHHLESVINTACFTLWTRLL is encoded by the exons GTGCTGGTGCAGGGCTGCCTTTTGGACCCTTCCCAGCGGGAGGCGTTCCTGCAGCAGGTATACGAGCAGCTCTGTCTCTTTGAGGATAAAGTGGCCACCATGCTGCAGCAGCAGTATGACCCCCAGAGTCAG GCAGAGGACCAGTCCCCAGACTCAGGGGAGCCCCCAGGCCGGAAGGTGGGAGTCTCCATGGTGACAGCTGATCTTGGGCTGGTCAGTATGATTCGTCAGGGCATCTTGGCACTGCAGTTGCTCCCCTCAAACTCTAGTGCAG GTATCATCGTGATCACAGATGGGGTGACCAGTGTCCCTGACGTTGCTGTCTGTGAGACATTGCTGAACCAGCTCCGCAGTGGCACCGTGGCTTGTTCCTTTGTGCAG GTGGGAGGAGTTTACTCCTATGACTGCAGTTTTGGCCATGTGCCCAACGTGGAATTGATGAAGTTCATCGCAATGGCCACATTTGGTTCTTACCTGTCCACTTGTCCTGAGCCAGAACCAGGCAGCCTGGGTCTGACTGTCTACCACCGGGCATTTCTCCTCTACTCCTTCCTGCGCAGTGGAGAAGCCCTGAACCCCGAGTATTACTGCG GCTCTCAGCACCGCCTGTTCAATGAGCACCTGGTCTCCGCAAGCAGCAACCCTGCCCTGGCTCTACGTCGGAAGAAGCACACCGAGAAGGAGGTGCCTGCTGACTTGGTCAGCACAGTGTCTGTTCGGCTTCGAGAGGGTTACAGTGTCCGAGAGGTCACACTGGCCAAAG GAGGGTCTCAGCTGGAGGTGAAGCTCGTGCTGTTGTGGAAACACAACATGCGCATCGAGTATGTGGCTATGGCGCCCTGGCCCCTGGAGCCTGAGGGCCCTCGAGGAACACGGGTGGAAGTGACAATGGAAGGGGGCTATGACATTCTGCACGACGTGTCCTGTGCACTAAGGCAACCCATTCGCTCACTCTATCGTACCCACGTTATCCGACGGTTCTGGAACACGCTGCAGAG CATTAACCAGACGGACCAGATGCTAGCCCACCTTCAGTCTTTCTCTTCAGTCCCAGAACATTTCACGCTTCCTGACAGCACCAAAAGCGGAGTGCCGCTCTTCTATATCCCGCCCGGCTCCGCCACCCCG GTGCTCTCCCTTCAGCACAGTGGGTCCGACTCCTCCCATGCCCAGTTTGCGGCCTACTGGAAGCCGGTGCTGTCCATGGATGCCAATTCCTGGCAGCGCTGGCTGCACATGCATCGCCTGGTGCTCATCCTGGAGCACGACAC ACCCATCCCCAAGCACTTGCACACCCCCGGCAGCAACGGTCGCTACAGCACCGTGCAGTGCAGGATCTCGCACTCCTCGCTGACCTCTCTGCTTCGGGACTGGAGCAGCTTCGTGCTGGTCGAGGGATACTCCTATGTGAAGCTGCTGTCCAG TGCCCCTGAccagcccccctcctccttctACATGGTCCGCATCATTTCCAAGGCCCCGTGCATGGTCCTTCGCCTGGGTTTTCCCATCGGCACACCGGCCCAGGCCCGACATAAG ATTGTGTCAGGCTTACGGGAAGAGATCTTGCGGCTGCGTTTCCCCCACCGGGTGCAAAGCAAGGAGCCAACACCCAAGGTCAAACGGAAAGGGCTGGGGGGCATTGGTGGGGGCAGCTCTCCCTCCAAGTCCCCCCCCATGCTGGGCCCGCAGCAGGCCCTGTCCGACCGGCCCTGCCTTGTGGTCCTGCATAAGCCCCTGGACAAGCTACTCATCAG GTATGAGAAGCTGCCCCTGGACTACCGGGCACCCTTCTTACTGACACTGGAGCCACCAGGGCCACTGCCGTTGGTGTCAGGCCGCTCAGCCTCTTCTAGCCTGGCGTCGCTGTCCCGCTACCTCTACCAGCAGCGCTGGCTCTGGAGCGTCCCGTCGGGCCTGGCCCCCGCGCTGCCCCTCAGCGCCATCGCACAGCTCCTGTCCATCCTCACTGA AGTCCGACTCTCCGAAGGCTTCCACTTCGCCTGCAGTGGGGAAGGAATCATCAACATGGTCCTGGAGCTTCCAATTCAG AACGAGCCCCTGGGGCAGGCTGCAGGCGAAGAGAAGCACACCTGCGTTGTCCAGTACATTCTCTTCCCCCCACACTCTACCTCCACCAAAGACAG CTTCTCCACAGATGACGACAACGACGTGGAGGTGGAGGCCCTGGAAGGAGACTCAGAGCTCAACCTGGTCACTGAGGTGTGGGTGGAGCCTCAGTATGGACGGGTGGGACCCGGCCCTGAGAGTTGGAAGCATCTCCAGGACCTGACATACTCCGAGATCCCTCGAGCT CTCCACCCTCGGGATGCTGCGTGcataggctccatgctgagctttGAATACCTGATACAGCTGTGCCAGAGCAAGGAATGGAGTCCCCTGCTCCCAGAGCCAAGGGTCTCTGATG gATTGGACCAGGGAGGAGATACCTGTGTCCACGAGATCCCTTTCCATTTTGACCTAATGGGACTGTTGCCTCAGTGTCAACAGCTCCAgatgttcttccttctgctttctagAG AGCCAGAGGGCGTCCCTCCCGCCGAGGGGCCCTGTCCCACCAACGACATGGTGCTGTGCCTGCTGCACAGCTGCCTGGGGCAGGAGCTGAGTGACCGGGAGATCCCGCTGACCGCTGCTGAGCAGGCCACCTTCTTGAGTGAGGTGCTGCGACGGGCCTTCCACAGTCCAG GTCCAGAGGAGCCAGGGATCCTAAAGGATCGAGCAGTCAGCAGCACCCAAGCCACTGGAGACTCAGCGCCTCCTGCCCTG GGTGGAGGCCCTCCTGAGCCGCTCAAGCCTCTCatctctgcccagccccctcaGTGGCGCTGCTATGCAAGGCTTCTGACTCCCCAGCATGTGTTTCTGACTTTCCTCCCAGCTACCTTCTCAG ATGTCCAACATCTGGGTGCCTGTGGCCTGGAGGGACCCTCTCCAGAGGAGACAAAGCCTAAGTTCGGGGATTGGAGTGGGGCCGCCAGCCTGAAAGATCTGGGAGGACCTGGGGTGAGGGCTGCAAAGGCCCAGGTCCCCACGCTCAGTGTCACCCCAGCCGGCG ACACTGCCCAGAACCCAGGAGACCTAAGCCCGCCTTTCCGTCGGGACTTACAAGCTTACGCTGGGCGTCAGGCTCCACAGACGGAGGGTGCAGATGGTCCGCGGACCCGGTGTCCTGTTTACATCTATAGCTGTGCCCTGGAAGCGCTGAGAGAGCAAATGGTTGGCCTGCAACCCCCTCAGGCACCCCGAGACCTCATCTTCCG GACTCAGTTCCTCGACCAGCCCTCCCCATCCTCAGCCTGGATGGAGCCCAGGTTCAAGGAGGCAGCCAACCATTGTGCCTTGCTGCAGGAGCATGCACAGCGATGCTACGTCCGTG GGCTGTTCCGGAGCTTGCAGCAAGCACAGAGCGTCTCCTCACAGGACTTGCTGATAGCGGTCGATGCCTGTGAGGAGCTACTACAAGAAGTAGACATCACCCCTTTCCTGCTTGCACTGTGTGGCCATACTCGGGGTTtgccccaggcacccccaagccCTGGGCCTCTCAGCCCTGGGCCCTTCAGCAGCAGCATCGATGAGGGCCCTGAGCCTCAGGACCGAGCTGTCCTGGCTTCTGAGTCCAG CATAGAGACCGAGGACCTCAGCGAGCCTGAGTTTCAGAACAGCCGTGTCCCTGGCAACCCAGACCCTAGCCTGGAGATCTCTCTGACGGATGTCTGCCAGCTCAGAGGAGAGGCACATGACGCCCTTCATAGCCTCATCCAG GAGAAGTTCCTGGAGATAAGCAGTCTCCACTTCCGCACGGTGCCCTCCAATCCACACTACTTCTTCTACTGCCCTCCATCCAGCCGGCGAGAG GATGAGGGCCCCCGGGACCCAGCAGACAGAAAAGTCAGTGACCTGGAGTTCTCAGAGGCTGAGCTCATAGGAGAAGAAG GAGACATGTCAGCCTGCTGTGTGGTCACCGAGAGTGACCCAGAGCTTGAGGTGGAATACCGCGAGAGCCGTGAGCCAGACCTGGGGCCAGCGGGGCTCGACTCCGCCTCACTGTCAGATGCAGACACCGTGAACCCCGATGAAGACTCCTTCAGTATCCTGGGGGGCGACTCACCGACGGGGCCCGAGAGCCTGGTGCGTGACCTGCCGCCTCTCTTCCTGCACCTCACGTGCTCCGTGCGGCTGCACGGGCAACACAGCTCAGTACCCGTGTGCAGCCTGCCCACGTGCCTGG GCCAGGTGCTTTCCAGTCTGGAGGGCCCCCCCATTGGAGGCCGAGTGCCCCTGAGGGACCTCAGTGTTACCCTGGACGTCTTTGTGCTGACCTTGCCTGTGGAAGTGGAGCTTCCCCCGACCTCGGACCCTCAGCACCACCG GTCCACGTCTGAAAGCAGTGCTTCATTCCCACGATCCCCAGGGCAGCCATCATCTTTAAGGTCGGATGATGGCCTGGggcccccactgccacccccagAAGAAGACAG GCACCCCGGACTATCCAACTTGGCCACACCCCACAGACTGGCTATTGAGACCACCATGAGTGAG ATCCACTGGTTGCTGGAGGATGAGATGGTGGGGGCCCTCCGAAGAGGGGGCATCCCCCAGAGCCCTGCGCTGCAGCGGGCAGCTGCCCACATCCATAGCTCTCCTGGACGCTCCACCTGCCTTCGCCAGACCCTGCCACTGAGTTTTGTGTTTGGGCCAGAACGTTCCCTCACACAATTCAAGGAG GAGTTTCGCCGCCTGCGCCTCCCTGGCCATGTTCTTCTTGAGGATCCTGACAGTGGCTTCTTCTTTGTGGCAGTTGGCCAACAGCCAGGTGCGTCCCAGGGGGAGCCCCCTTCAGCAGCCTGGGCTTGGCACAGCCATGAGGACAGGGCTGAAGGCATCGAAGGGGAG GCCCTGACAGCCAGCCCCCAAGCCCCTGGCTCCCCAGAGGGTTCTGAGGGCACCACCCTCCTCAGCCTGCCACAGGGAG GGAGCCAGCCTGGGCCCAGCCGGGGGCTGAGCCTTATGTCCAGTCAGGGCAGTGTGGACTCTGACCACCTGG GTTACGATGGCGGCAGCAGTGGTTCAGACAGTGAGGGTCCCAATGAGACCCTAGGGGAGAAGGCTCCCTTCACGTTGCGGACCCCGCCTGGGCCAGCACCTCCACAGCCTTCGCTCTCAGGCCTCCCTGGGCCCTGTGTGCCTGACTTCTGGCTCATCGTTCGGGTGCTGCAGGATCGTGTGGAGGTGTATGCCCACGCACG gaGCCTGATTCGGGAAGATGGGGGGCCAGGCACCGAGTGTCGCCACCTGCAGCAGCTCCTGGTGAGGCGAGTTGGGGAGATCTGCAGGGAGGTCAACCAG CGGCTGCTTCTGCAGGACCTCCATGACAGTCACGTGTGTAACTCTCTTCTGGTGGCCGAGAGCGAAGAGGATCTGTGGCGCAGCGAGACCCCCTTCCACTCCCGTCAGCGGGCACCGCTGCCCAGCGATG ATTACGCTGCTGATGAGAGCTGTGCGCCCCGAGGGTACCTAGCCGCCACAATGCAGTTTGTCCCTGGCCATTTCTCCTGTGACGTTGTGTGGGGAACCGTGATTCGAGTCCATTCGCGCCTGAAAATGGGGCCCAGCATGGGGGTGTCTCGGG CCATCCAGGCCCTGCGCTCCGTGCTCAATGCCTTCTCTGTGGTGAACCGGAAGAATATGTTTGTCTATCAGGAACGAGCAACGAAGGCTGTGTACTACCTGCG GCTCTTGGAGACTTCCTGCAGCGAGCGGCCATGGGAAGGTGATGCGCTGCCCCCCTCCCTAGCTCTGTCCCGAAGCCAGGAGCCCATCTACTCTGAGGAAGCTTCG GGTCCTCGTTCTCCCCTGGACATGGCTTCTGGCCGCAGTGCCGATGCTGCTCGTCCTGTGGGCCAAGTGGACAGGCATATCCAGCTGCTGGTGCATGGTGTAGGCCAGGCAG gtcctgagatcaccGACGAGCTGGTACGGGTCCTGCGTCGGCGCCTGGACGAGGCCACCCTGGATGTCATCACAGTCATGCTTGTTCGGAACTGCAAGCTGACACCCGCTGATGTGGAG TTCATCCAGCCCCCCGGCAGTCTCCCCTCAGAAGTGCTGCATctggccctccctgcctcctgcaggCCCTGGCTTCCTGCCCTGGCCTGGTACCTGCGGCAGAACCTGCTCATCTTCCTGCACTCTCCCAAGTACACAGACAGCAACAGCCGCAACCATTTCCAG CACCCGCTACCACCACAGGGCGGCCTCCCTGACTTGGACATCTACTTGTATAACAAGCCTGGTGGACAGGGCACCGGCGGCAAAG GAGTTGCCTGCATCACTCTAGCCTTCGTGGATGAAGGGGGGAGCCCCATCTCACTGGCATCATGGCCCCCCTCCTCTCCGGGGCCCCTCGACCCACTGCAGGAGGAGGAATTTGAGCAGCTGACCCAGGTCACTCGCTGTCCAGTCGTGCCGGACAGTTCTTCAG CTCACAGTGGGGCCCCATGGCTTCGACTGGACGTGTGGGAGAAGGGGAACATCAGTATCGTGCAGCTGGAGGAGAAGCTCCGGGGAGCAGCCCGCCAGGCCCTGGCCGATGCCATCATGGAGCTGCGGCTGCTGCCAGCCTCGCTGTGTACTGAGGACGCATCTCCAG GAAGTCTCCGGAGCGGGCCGTTGGAAACCAAGAGCCCTGCAGGCCGAGCTAGCACCTTtccccctggccctggccctggggagCCTGTGACTCCCCCCAGCAAAGCTGGCCGCCGTAGCTTCTGGGATATGCTG AGTAAAACAGAATGTGGGGACTTGGGTTCCCCCAAAACAACTGATGACATTGTCCTGGATCGGCCAGAAGACACCCGGGGCCGGAGGCGTCACAAAACTGAAAGTGTTCGGACTCCAGGTGGAACCGAGCGGGCACCAGGCCCAGATTCTGGAGCCCAGAgacaaag ACGCAGGACCATACAGCTAGAAGAGGGTGAGGTGGGGACCCTGCAGCCTGTGTTTGCTCATGTGACTCAGCGCTGGATGGAGTTTATGGTTCAGATTG GTTGTGCCTCAGTGTCCAGGAGCTCCACCCACATGGTGTCCCGATTCCTCCTTCCATCTGTCCTCTCTGAGTTCACCACTCTGGTCACCTCCATGGCTGGAGACACCAGTGTCCGTGTCTTTGAGCAGCATTT GGGTTCAGAGCCAGAGATCTTCAGTCCTTGCTCCCTTGGACAACTGGGCCCAACGCCACGCCCGGCAGTGGAGCGGCATCTGCTGCTTCTGGGAAGGAACTTCTTGCAGTGGAGGAGACCAACCCAGCAGG CTGCCAAAGCCGTGCAGCGCTTTGAGCCGGGAGGCGACGGGAGCTCCGGGCGAAGTGCTCCCCGGCAGAGGTTCTTGCTGCTGGAGGTCGTGGACAAGAAG CTGCAGCTGCTGACCTACAACTGGGCTCCAGACTTGGGAGCGGCGTTGGGCCGAGCGCTGGTTCGCCTCGTGCAGTGGCAGAACTCGCGTGCCCACCTCATCTTCTGCCTCCTCAGCCAGAAGCTCGGGCTCTTCCATCATTACGGCCAGTTGGACTTCCCGGTGCGGGATGAAAAG GAGCCAAACCCATTCCTCCTGCCAACCATGGAAGCAGAGACCCTCATCCGGAGTGCAAGCCCCCCCCTGAGCCGCGAACAGGGCCGGCTGAGTGCATCCTCTCGGGGCGGGGGCCCCCTTCCCCTGGACACATTCCCCTTCGATGAGGCCCTGAGGGATATCACAGCTGCCCGCCCCAGCTCTTCACTCGGCCCTGTGCCCAGACCCCCTGATCCTGTCACCTACCATGGACAACAGTTCCTGGAGATCAAGATGGCAGAGCGCAGAG AACTGGAGCGCCAGATGAAGATGGAGAACCTGTTTGTGACCTGGCAGCAGCGTTCTGCCCCAGCCAGCATGCCCATCAGT GCTGCAGAGCTGGAGACCCTGAAGCAGTCATCCCGCCTGGTGCATTACTGTGCAACGGCCCTGCTCTTCGACCCAGCTGCCTGGCTGCATGGGCCCCCCGAGACCTCTGGGCCCCCCGAGGGCCCG CGGCGCCATCGCCCCGAGTCAGGGGCTGGGAGCCGGGAGGCCCCCGCAGGCTGCGAATCCTCAGACGCGCCTCCGCCAGGAGCCCGGGAGGAGCCTTGGCTGAAGGAGTTGAGCTTGGCTTTCTTGCAGCAGTATGTGCAGTATCTGCAGAGCATGGGCTTTGTGCTCGTGCCACTGCGGCCCCCCTCACCCGCCCGCAG CACCAGCCGGCTGCGGGCCATGGCCATCCTTGGAACAGAGGGTCGCGGCTCCTTCTCCTGCCCTAAAACCAAGACCGATGGGAGCCCTAAG aGCACTGGCTCTCCGGTCACCACCTACCACCTGCAGCGGGCACTGCCCGGGGGCATCATCCTCATGGAGCTGGCTTTTCAG GGCTGTTACTTCTGTGTCAAACAGTTTGCCCTAGAATGTTCCCGGATCCCCATGGGGCAAGCTGTCAACTCTCAG CTGTCCATGCTGTTCACGGAGGAATGCGACAAGGTGCGGGACCTGATGCATGTGCACTCGTTCAGCTACGACTTCCACCTGCGCCTCGTGCACCAGCACGTTCTGGGCGCCCACCTGGTGCTGCGGCACGGCTACCACCTGACCACCTTCCTGCGGCACTTCCTGGCCCACCACCCCGACGGGCCCCACTTCGGCCGCAATCACATTTACCAAG GGACACTGGAGCTCTCCACACCACTCATCGCTGCCCACCAGCTGTATAACTACGTAGCTGACCATGCCGGCTCCTACCACATGAAGCCATTGCGGATGGCTCGGCCAGGAGGCCCAGAACATAACGAATATGCCCTGGTATCGGCGTGGCACAG CTCCGGCTCCTACCTGGACTCTGAGGGGCTTCGTCACCAGGACGATTTCGATGTGTCTCTGCTGGTGTGTCACTGTGCTGCACCCTTCGAAGAGCAAGGAGAAGCCGAGCGGCATGTTCTGCG gctgcAGTTCTTCGTGGTGCTCACCAGCCAGCGAGAGCTCTTCCCCAGACTCACCGCGGACATGCGCCGGTTCCGGAAGCCACCCAAACTACCCCCTGAGCCAGAAGCTCCTGGGAGCTCAGCTGGTAGTCCGGGGGAGGCCTCGGGATTTGGTCTGGCCCCTGGACCAGCTCCCCTGTTCCCCCCACTGGCtgcagaggtgggggtggcacGGGCACGGCTGGCTCAGCTGGTCCGGCTGGCTGGAGGACACTGCCGTCGGGACACCCTCTGGAAGCGCCTCTTCTTGCTGGAGCCTCCGGGGCCTGACCGGCTACGGCTGGGGGGGCGCCTGGCCCTGGCGGAGCTGGAGGAACTCCTGGAAGCAGTCCATGCCAAATCCATTGGGGACATTGACCCCCAGCTG GACTGCTTCCTGTCTATGACAGTCTCCTGGTACCAGAGCTTGATCAAGGTTCTCCTAAGCCGCTTTCCTCAGAGCTGTCGCCATTTCCAGAGCCCAGACTTGGGAACTCAATACCTG